In Cryptomeria japonica chromosome 10, Sugi_1.0, whole genome shotgun sequence, a genomic segment contains:
- the LOC131039385 gene encoding uncharacterized protein LOC131039385 has protein sequence MLYSLRHPVAHSVATKVGSVNAIEDCSDDELDLELLISNNSRVMLTSNLWTKAGLVNVALGYIRKIVYKPGSAPPEPPTYVMVEFDNYSGMPFDDHHPNTIPITTIQRGDTLQLPLRLAWALTIHKSQGLTLSKDKIDIGPRERT, from the coding sequence ATGTTGTATTCCTTGAGGCATCCTGTTGCACACAGTGTTGCAACAAAGGTAGGAAGTGTTAATGCAATAGAAGATTGTTCAGATGATGAACTTGATCTAGAGTTATTGATTAGCAACAATTCAAGGGTGATGTTGACTTCAAATCTATGGACAAAGGCAGGTCTTGTAAATGTAGCTCTAGGGTATATTCGAAAGATTGTCTACAAACCAGGAAGTGCTCCACCTGAACCACCTACATATGTGATGGTTGAATTTGATAATTATTCTGGAATGCCATTTGATGATCATCATCCAAATACAATTCCAATAACAACAATACAGAGGGGCGATACACTTCAATTACCATTAAGATTGGCATGGGCATTGACAATACACAAATCTCAAGGGTTGACTCTTTCAAAAGATAAAATTGATATAGGACCAAGAGAAAGAACATGA